The genomic DNA ATCTCCCAGACGGGCCCGTCCATCTTCCCTACCACGTCCCTGGGACTCCGGCTTAAGGCTCAGCCGACGGAGAAGAGCTACCTTCTGGCCGCACTCTACGATGGCGTGCCGGGGGACCCTCATGATCCGCCGCGCACTGCCGTCATCCTGAAGGAGGAGGATGGAGTATTTGCCGCTTTCGAGGCGGGGATGTCGGCGGGGCAGCCGGGGGAGAAGGATTATTACAAGCTGGGCGCCGGAGCGTGGCTGCATACCGCCGAGGTGGAAAACTTCGACGGGCATCCCAAGGGGACGAATCACGGATACTACCTAATCGCCGAAAAAACGCTTTTCGCCGAGAGTGCCGCCGGGCAGGGTCTTGGGGGCTTTGCGCAGGTGGGCTGGGCCGACGACGACTGGAATCAGATCGCATATTACTGGGGTATGGGGCTCAACTACACCGGCCTGATCCCGGGACGTGATCGTGACAGTGCAGGTATTGCGGTGGGAAGCGCCAGGAACGGCAACAAGTTCATGGACTTCAGGAGCAATGTCGAGGGTGCCCCCGTGGAGCGTTCCGAGACGGCCATCGAAGTGACCTATCGTGCGGAGGTATTCCCGGGGGTGGTCGTCCAGCC from Geobacter sp. DSM 9736 includes the following:
- a CDS encoding carbohydrate porin gives rise to the protein MKRVVSIGVAVLLAAAANLHAAEGNLLGDWAGLRPAMEEKGLTAEAVLTTDFLYNTSGGIRKRGTILGNVDVTLKLDTDKAGWWKNGTFFLYFLGNFNSNGPMTEIVGDVQASSNIEADSKFKLYEAWYEHRFSGDRFSVLGGLHDYNSEFDVVEYGSLFINSSFGIAPDISQTGPSIFPTTSLGLRLKAQPTEKSYLLAALYDGVPGDPHDPPRTAVILKEEDGVFAAFEAGMSAGQPGEKDYYKLGAGAWLHTAEVENFDGHPKGTNHGYYLIAEKTLFAESAAGQGLGGFAQVGWADDDWNQIAYYWGMGLNYTGLIPGRDRDSAGIAVGSARNGNKFMDFRSNVEGAPVERSETAIEVTYRAEVFPGVVVQPDFQYIVNPGMDPSLNNAFQIGSRVEIAF